The Hydrogenispora ethanolica genome includes the window CCGTAGCGGCCTTCGGCCCCGGTCAACTCTTGAGATACGGTCCGGGATGACGCCGGTGAATTCAGCATCGGGATGAGAATGCACCGGTAATTTTTTAGCAAAGGTGGGATGGCATGCAGATAAGCAGCGAACAATGGGGAAACAAAAAAACCAAGTATACCCTGATCATCTCCGCTTGTATCCTGATCATCTCATGTATCGGGCTTTTGGCTTATTGGGTAGCGCTTGACCGGGTCACCCTGGAGGTCGACGGCCACCGCTATCAATGGCTGACCGTCAGCTCCACCGTGGGCCAGGTGCTTCGGGAAAAAAACGTCAGCCTGAAAGAGGGAGACGAGATCAAGCCCGCTTTGGAGAGTCCGGTCACTGAGAATCTGGCGATTCAGGTGACCCGTTCCTTCCCGGTCACGGTCAGTGCCGCCGGGAAAACAACCCAGGTTTTTACGATTAGCCGGCCGGTCCGCGAGGTACTGGCCAGGGCGAACATTACTTATGACGCCGACGACCGGATCGTTCCGGGTGTCGACGAGCTGGTCCAGCCGAACCAGAAGATTCAGGTCGTCCAGATTACCACCAAGGTCGAGAACCGGCGGCTGGTGATCAATCCGGCCACCGAGTACCGGAAAGACCGCGCCCTGGAGCGCGGGGTCGAAAAGGTGATCCGCAAAGCCCAGCCGGGAATCATGGAACGGCAGGTCAAGGTGGTCTACGAGGACGGCCGGCCGGTCCGTCAGATTAAACTGATGGATAAGGTCATCAAACCGGCGCTCAACGGGATCATCGCCGTGGGCGTCAAGCCGTTGGTTCAGACCCTCGTGACCTCCCGGGGTACTTACCGCTACATCGAATTGCGGAAGATGGAAGCCACCGCGTATTATCCGGGGCCCGAGAGCACCGGGAAATATGCCGCCGCCGCCCGGACCTACACCGGCAAGCGGGCCGGTTTCGGCCTGGTCGCCGTGGACCGGCGGGTGATTCCGCTCGGAACCAAGCTGTATATCGAGGGTTACGGCAAAGCGGAAGCGGCCGACATCGGCGCGGCCATCAAGGGGAACCGGATCGATCTCTGTTTCGAGACCTACCGCGAGGCGGTCATGTTCGGCCGCAAAAAAGTGAAAGTGTACATTCTGGAGTAAGGCAAGGAATACAGGTTGCAACCGGAAAATTGAAACGGATTTTGGCATGGGGGTTTTTGACCCGGCCAGGCAATGGATGAGACGCCGCTCGCATGCGGCGTCTTCTTGATCCGGGGCGGTGTCGCAGGGCC containing:
- a CDS encoding 3D domain-containing protein; the encoded protein is MQISSEQWGNKKTKYTLIISACILIISCIGLLAYWVALDRVTLEVDGHRYQWLTVSSTVGQVLREKNVSLKEGDEIKPALESPVTENLAIQVTRSFPVTVSAAGKTTQVFTISRPVREVLARANITYDADDRIVPGVDELVQPNQKIQVVQITTKVENRRLVINPATEYRKDRALERGVEKVIRKAQPGIMERQVKVVYEDGRPVRQIKLMDKVIKPALNGIIAVGVKPLVQTLVTSRGTYRYIELRKMEATAYYPGPESTGKYAAAARTYTGKRAGFGLVAVDRRVIPLGTKLYIEGYGKAEAADIGAAIKGNRIDLCFETYREAVMFGRKKVKVYILE